The Oncorhynchus nerka isolate Pitt River linkage group LG15, Oner_Uvic_2.0, whole genome shotgun sequence genome contains the following window.
CGCAAACACATGTGACTGCCCTCTTGAGTTCCAACCCCCCGCGATACTTCAGACTGATTAGTGAGTTGTAGATCTGAGTCCAGTGGCACCATTGTATAtgaagatggcgccgacagacatggcagctctgcttctagctcctaagcaactttccagtattttgttttgttgttgttgtgatttcttacattattagcccagaacggtttttgtgttattacgtacagccagaaataacttttggatatcagagcggcggtaactcaccaaCATTACAACCAGAAATATGACTTTCccaaattggatcctttgttcgtaccctcCAGGGCAACTGAACCTAtaccagaggctgctccaagacgCTGCTGGTGGAGAAGAGGTATTCTGAGTGGACTtgtagtccgactcaggaggcctGCACACCATCCGCCACTTCCGAGTATATATTCGCTAATGTGCAGTTCAGCTAATTTTCAGTCCCcggacaataaagtagacgagctcagggcgaggatctccttccagagagacatcaggattGCAACATACTGTTTCATAAAATCATAGCGCTCTCCAGATATACTGTCCCCGTTCATACAGCCAGCTGAGTTCTCAGTACATCGCTCAGACCGGAATAAAGAATTCTCCGGGAGGAAGAAGAAaggtggtgtatgtttcatgattaacaactcataATGTGATTGTGATAgcgtacaggaactcaagtccttttgttcccTCAACCTAGAATGCCTCAcgatcaaatgccgaccgtattacctcccaagagaattctctttggttatagtcacagccgtgtttATTCCCcatcaagccgataccacgatggCCCTCAAGGAATTACACTGGactatcctgaggctgcatttatgtAGCTGGGTATTTTAACTAAGCAAATTTGACACATCAAAACATTGCCTTTAGTACTCGCACatcagactgggatatgttccggatagcctatGAGAATAACATTGGTGTAtacagtgactgagttcatcaggaagtgtataggggatgtggttcccactgtgactattaaaatcgACCCAAACCAAAAACGGTGGACAGATgacagcattcgcacaaaacttaaagcgcaaaccaccgcatttaaccacagcaaggtgactgggaatatggttgaatacaaactgTAAGCAAgcaaacaggcaaaatgtcagtacagagacagtggagtagcaattcaatggctcagacactaTACGTATATGGCAGATTACTAATGGAAAACCAGCCAAGACACGGACACCGGcgtcttgctcccggacaagctaaacaccttcgcccgctttgaggacaacacagtgccaccaacacggcccactcccaaggactgtgggctctcgttctccgtggccaatgtgagtaagacatttaagcgtgttaacccccgcaaggctgccggcccaaacggcatccctagccgagtcctcagagcatgcgcagaccagctggcaggaGGGTTTacggacattttcaatctctccctatcccagtctgctgttcctacttgcttcaagatgtccaccattgttcctgtacccaagaaagcaaaggtaactgaactaaatgactatagcTAAGCCTTCAACAaagtagtaccctccaagctcatctttaagctcggggccctgggtctgaaccctgccctgtgcaactgggtcctggatttCCTGATGGGCTGAccctaggtggtgaaggtaggaaacaacacctccactgcTGATCCTAAACACAGGGGCCCAACAAGGGtgagtgctcagccccctcctgtactccctgtgtaCTCCCACTTAATGATGGGAGCCTACCACGTGTTTAAAGCGCAACTGAAGGCAATAAACAACTTATATCGATGCCACTTATCTGATCGAAAAGTCAAACATTTATTCTAGTTTCAAAATCGActaaagtgtaaataggataattttggtcaAAAAGTCAGTCTCATCCAAAACAGTTTATTTTTAAAGTGAGTTTGTCATGACTTGAGGGTTTGGTTTTGATTTCAACAAGGCTAACTTGCCCACTAACACGGGATACACACTGCTGCGCACTATCCAATCATACCGCAGAACACATatacagtgagacagacctgcccagCAGTGCAACGGATCAGAGTTTGTTTACATAAGACATGTCACACCTTGGATAGAAGTAAAATTGCGCAACTAAATCTTCCTCTGCAAAAACGtcaactcaagaaatctgtaatttTTAAAATCTTAGATCGACTATTTTAAGTAAATGATACTGGCATTGTATGGCCTCAAGTTATGCTGAAAACTATGATTTTGATATCTTGGTTGGCCAGTCATTGCATCAATAGCcatctattttttttaaatttgaaagtggttacatttctccaggccttTTCCTCAGTTTTTACCCAAAATAGAGGCGAGGTgccgctttgttattgtttcaactgcggaTTGCCACTTTAAGatggctaggtgggacaaccacagtTGATGACCTCACTTATTGTCCATTGTTGCAGATGTGGACCATGTTAGGTGCTTTCACAGGAGTGACCGTTGTCCCCTGTATGTTTTGTGGAAAGATTCCCACACAATTGAGATATTGTAGTGTGCTGAAGCTTTGAGTTCACACACATGCAGGTGGTTGCATTTTCCATACAAAATAAGGAAATATGCAAGGCTACATTTTAGTGTAGGCCCAGGCTTGCATTTTTCATGGGGCAGGGTCTGAATACAATCCTCAGTGTGAGACTGACGCAGCAGACCTGATTTTAGGTTTGTCCATAGTATGTTCAGGTATTGGGCTTCAGAGTCTCTTGATAACCATGATCAGATTATGTGTTTGGTGGGAGATGAGAAGCAGTCTTCCAACTGACCGGTCCATTACCATATTATTATACCTTATTTGCATATGTAGGCCATATAGTTGACATAATTTTACATAGAACAGTTTAAGGATAAGCTATCGAGGGAAACTTTAGCAATGAAATACAAGTTTTCAATGACATggatgtttatttcacttttatggATTTTTGTGATGAATTAAATGTATTTTCATGCTTGATGTCAACATGAGAAATTATGAGATGCATAATCTTTGTGAAATATATTAGTGTAAGGCTTTTTGGCGCGGCAGCCATTTGAAGGAGTTTGTGCTCTAATTTACTGCATTTCTCCTGATGCAAAACAAAAGCTGATATGGGGTTGAATCAAGAGTGTTTTGTACATGCTGTTCACTAAGGATGCCTTCATTTGCCTGCTTTTTGCTCATGTTTTTGCTTCCATTTCCTATTGTTTTGTTAGTCAAGAATTGATTTAAATTGCTTGCTGTCAGGATTGGCTTGGATATCCTGTGCCACAGTTTTAACGAAGCACCATTATTACAGGTAAGCTTGTGAATATGTCCTGAACAGGCTTGGACTTCCAGTCCAACCCCCACGACCTTCTGTCTGCTCGTCATGGTTTTTACCAGTAATTATTAGCTTTGTTAGGCTATATTCATTGACCTTATTGATTCCCTTTTTGACTAGTGTCCCTTTTGGGATAGTGTACTCTATTGTGGAAACCTCTGAAGTTGAGCAGAGCTAAGAATGACCTACCAAGGTATGAGTGGTATAGAGGAAGAGCATGGTATGTTGGTGGCTTTCTTTGACAAGATACCACATTATCCACAAGCCCCAAGTAAATGTCTCCACTTCATGAACTGATCTCCTTCTGTTGACCACATTTTCTACTTGCTTTTTACTAGGTTGTTTTGGCGAACACCTGCTCTGAACAATGCTTGAGACTTGAGCCAACACATAGGCTAATTGTCTTGCACCTTTAGTGTTTTAATGTTGTTATGCATTTATGCGATAACACATGGCCTAATTTGTCTGATCCTCTCCGAATTTTAAACAATTCATCAAATCAATTTGTATTTGTCATgtcccgaatacaacaagtgtaggtaGACCTGAGTTAAATGCtcacttacaagtccttaaccaacaatgcagttaagaaaaatatgtGTAAAGTAAAGAATAAAAATAAcatagttaaagagcagcagtaaaataatagtagcgaggctatatacaggggttaccggtacagagtcaatgtgcgggggcataggttaattgaggtaatatgtacatgtaggtagagttagtgactatgcatagataataaccagagtaccagcagcgtaaaaggggggggggggggggacaatacaaatagtctgggtagccaattgaaatagctgttcaggagtcttatggcttgggggtagaagctgttaagaagtctcttggacctagacttggcgctccggtaccacttgccgtgcagtagcagagaggacagtctatgactagggtggctagagTCTGACAATTTAGGGCCCTATGAAATCCATTTAGTTTTTCCCCAAATTCCactgttttctatttttatttgTCTGAATTCTGTGTTTTACAATTTATGCTAATTTTATCATCAGAAAGAGTGTCTAATAATGTAAATTAATAAAACGTCAACAATTTAATTagataaaagtacatttgtgatGATGCAATACAACATTGCAATATTTTTTTTATCAAGGCAAGTGCTTCAATACAGTTCTAAGTGTTTCATTATAAATGAAAATAAGTAATGCAGGAATCTAGGCAACAATGCAGCAAGCAATAGTCAACCTAGAGTTATACttatgtaaaaaaacaacaacattgcatTCATTGTTTTTTGTCAAATAAAGTGCTTCGAAGTGTTTCATTGTAAATGAAAAAAAAGGATTCAGGCAATAATGCAGCAATAGGCAAAACCTATGGAACTACCTTATGAGCTCCTATGTCTGTCCATTGTACGTTTTCCATCTATCACAGACATCTCCATTGAAGTACATGATTGTCAGCCTATTTGTGTTGAGCTCAGTGAGTGCCTCTCGCTTGTTTTTGAGTAGAGTCTTGTATTTGAACACCCTAGCCAGCCGGTAGACCTCTGTGTCAAATCCAGCCACAATCTTTTGTGAAGGGGCCTTTTTCGAACATTTGCTAAAAACCTGTATGCTACCCAGCCAGCATAGATGTACACGtcctcggagtacacgtcctggtaatctgtctgaatgttgacctgtttaaatgtcttCGGCTGAGGAGAGCAtggtcacacagtcgtccggaacagctgatgctctcatgcattctTCAATGTTGCtttccttgaagcgagcatagaagaaatttagcttgtctggtaaaCTTgtttcactgggcagctcgcggctgtgcttcccttttgtagtctgtaatagtttgccagccttgccacatccgacgaacgtctgagctggtgtagtatgattcaataatagtcctgtattgacactctaccctttagctcaatgctgatgttgcctgtaatccatggcttctggttttggtatgtacgtacggtcactgtgggggcgatgtcatcgatgcacttattggtgAAGCCagtgtggtgtactcctcaatgtcatcggaagaatcccggaacatattccagtgtgctagcaaaacagtcctgcagcttagcatctgcttcatctgaccacttttttattgaccgactcactggtgcttcctgctttagatttagcttgtaagcaggaatcaggaggatataattatggtcaaatttgcaaaatggagggtgagagagctttgtacgcatctctgtgtgtggagtaatggtggtctagagttttttttcttttctGGTTGCACATATaaaatgctggtagaaattaggtcaaaCGGATATAAGTTTCCTTGCATtcaagtccccggccactaggagcgccacctgtttgcttatggccttatacattTCATAGAGTGCGGACTTagtggtttgtggtggtaaatagacagctatgaaaaatagatgaaaactctcttggtaaatagtgtggtctacagcttatcatgagaaatgCATTTGATTGTGTTTACCAGTTGCTACTGAAATGAGTGTTAGGGATACTGCATTGCAATTATATCAAATTGGCACGTTTATATTTTAAAGGTTGAGTAAGTAAGATTTTCATCAACAAATGTACCCACATTTATATTGTAAATTGTTTATAATTAGTGAATGCCAGAATGTAGTTATTTTGTTAGATACTTCTCCTTATTAGCTGAGATCAGATTTTCTGAGCCATTTTAGCTGTCATGCTAAATGTTTGGGAACAAACAATCTAGCATAGAACCATGCGAAATTGTAACACTATGCAGATTTTGCCTCCCAAACCTCTGTGACTTATCTTGGCAGCCCCTCCCCCCAACCCTTAATAAACCACAACTTAATTGCTAGATTCAAGATGGTCTAGTCAGATAAATCAATGAAAGTCGACTTCAAAATGTGGTTTAGTTTTAGGATTTGCATCTGTTGTTGGTAAGTAAATGCACCCTGTAAGCTTCTAAAGCGACTTACTCAACCTTTTAAATTCATGCCCCTTCTTCCACCTGAAATGTATTGGACATGGGCCTAATTAGGCATCAGATTGATCAATTGGAAGTTgagctatacagtgcattcggaaagtatttagaatccttgactttttccccccaaaattgttacggccttattctaaaatgtattaaatttgtATTTTTTCCTCCTCAGtctgcacacaatacctcataacgaagcaaaaactgttttttagcgAAAGTATAATACATAAAATACTTATCACAGACCCTtaactctgtactttgttgaagcacctttggtagtgattacagactcgagtcttcttggggtatgatgctacaagcttggcacaccggaatttggggggtttctcccattcttcttctctgcagatcctctcaagctctgtcaggttggatggggagcgtcgctgcacagctatttccaggtctttccagagatgttacaTCGGGTTAAAGtctgtgctctggctgggccactcaagaacattcagagccTTGTCCCAAAAGCCACTCCtactttgtcttggctgtgtgcttagggtcattgtcctgttggaaggtgaaccttcaacccagtctgaggtcctgagcgctctggagcaggttttcatcaaggctctctctgtactttgctccgttcatctttccctcaaacctgactagtctcccagtccctgtcactgaaaaacatccccacagtatgatgctgctgCCATGCGTTAccataaggatggtgccaggtttcctccagacttgacgcttggcatttaggccaaagagttcaatcttggtttcatcagaccagagaatcttgtttcgcatgggctgagtcctttaggtgccttttggaaaactccaagcgggggGCGGGGGGGCATTTACTaaggagtggtttccgtctggccattctaccacaaaggtctgattggtggagtgcggcagagatggttgtttttctggaaggttctcccatctccacagaggaactctggagatctgtcagtgaccatcgggttcttggtcacctcctgaccaaggacttctcccctgattgcgcagtttggccagtcggccagctctaggaagagtcttggttgctctaaacttcttccatttaagcatgatggaggccactgctctgacatgcattgtcaacctTGGgaccttacagttgaagtcggaagtttgcataaacttcagccaaatacatttaaactcagtttcacaattccttacatttaatcagagtaaaaattctctgtcttaggtcagttaggatcaccactttattttaagaatgtgacatgtcagaatagtagtgatttttatttcagcttttatttatttattcccattcccagtgggtcagaagtttgcatacactcaattaatatttggcagcattgcctttaaatggagtggccatcacaaagccctgacctcaatcccatagaacatttgtgggcagaactgaaaaagtgtgtgcgagcaaggaggcctacaaacctgattctattacaccagctctgtcaggaggaatgggccagaattcacccaatttattgtgggaagcttgtggaagcctacccaaaacgtttgacccaagttaaacaatttaaaggcaatgctatcaaatactaattgagaatgtaaacttctgacccactgggaatgtgacaaaagaaataaaagctgaaataaataaatcattctattattctgacgatcgtaactgacctaagacagggaatttttactaggattaaatatcaggagttgtggaaaaactgagtttaaattcatttggctatggtgtatgtaaacttctgacttcaactgtatctagaaaggtgtgtgcctttccaaatcatgtccaatcaattgaaacaggatgcacctgagctcatcaTTTAAGTCTCATCACAAAGGGTctgcagattgatgaggggaaacattttatttaatccaatttattataaggctgtattgtaacaaaatgtgtaaaaaaggAAGGAGTCTGAATTCTTTCTGATTACACTGTAGGTTTATACAATTAATTAATTGCATTAGGCTTGGGATgtatccagattgtcataccTTTTTATACCGACCTTGTACCACACAAAGGGTGCTATTTTCAAACCCCACTGAGCAATGCTAACAAGTAAATGTAAAAACCCATCTAAATGCTAACATTTTATAAAGTCTCTGACCTAAAGTATTTGCAAGACAGACATCCCAACTCAAAGTTATACAAGTAACAAAAAAATGCTACAGTTTGCTGCATGCACTAAACAAATATTAGACATCAAGGCTTTTGATCCAGTAGAGAATTGTCTGCTGTTTCCAAGCAAGCAAAGCTTAATTTTGGAAGAAGCTAACCACTTAGTGAGatggctaactagctactaaattagcaaaACAAATGCACAACTGCAGAGCATTTACAACATTTTAGACCGTTAACTTAGCATTTATACAATATCTAGCTTGCAAACATTTAGATGTGAATTCCATACAGTAAGTAGATCACCTGATGCGTGCTTAGCAACAGTGAGTGACTCTAGGCTCTGGTCTCTCATCGttgtgcttgtaaacaaacaccacgTGACTTGGGACTACCAACAAGCTTCATAATGACAAATTATGTGACGGGTGAAATGAGGGTTCACAATCTTCATCTCCTAACGTAttacacaagttgactgcaggtaaacTAGCTAATATTCTAATTCATTAAAAAAAGTCAAAGAAATTGTTTTGACGGTAATGAAAAACCATCctgtggctatttccaaataccccgcTGTTcggtataccgcccaagcctaaattgaattgaaatgtgTGGTACTATAATTATGAGCAAGATTTAGGCCTACGAGTAACATTTCTACATTCAAGATTTGCTTTTTAGACCTAGGGTCTACATAATGTCCTTGAGCCAAGGCTGATGTATGTGGTGAATGAAGCAATGTGTGGATGGCTGTCTAAGAGTGGTGATGAGTGGACAAACCACCTAATACTTGTACATACATTTTGAATTTCTCTGATGCATTGGGCTCTCATCGaatatatacaaatgtaagccGTCTTGTAAATCATGGTTTCTCTCCTGCTCTTTGTTTCTTGTGTGTTCATTGCTCTTTCCTCTAGTCTTACGGTGGTTGCCTTTTTTTACCTGCAGGTGTGTGTTGTTTCGCCTCAGCAGCATGGCTGTGGTCATCCGCATGCAGGGTCTCCCGATAGTGGCGGGGACCATGGACATACGCCATTTCTTCTCTGGATTGACCATCCCAGATGGTGGGGTGCATATTGTAGGGGGTGAACATGGTGAGGCTTTTATTGTTTTCGCCACAGATGAAGATGCCAGGCTTGGCATGATGCGTAACGGGGGAGCAATCAAAGGTTCAAAAGTGTCACTTTTGCTGAGCAGCAAGACCGAGATGCAGAATATGATTGAGCTTAGCCGCAGGCGTTTTAAAACGGGCAATGTAGAGGGAGCAGCAGGAAATGGTAGAAGGCCAGGTCCCCCCGTCAACACATGTGGGAGGGGCAGTCTACCCAACACTTTACAAGGGTTCAGCAACACCACACCAGCCACCGTCACCACACCTACCTCTGCACATGAAACCATAAGCAACAAAAATGTGTCCACGTTTGCCACcactggcatgggaaacatgccCCCCAGTTTCAGCAACAACTTCAGCAGCCCAAATCTCACCATGGGATCCAGTATGAGAACAGCCATGTCCTCCCGCAACTCTGTACCACCACCTATTCACCCTTTGACAACCATGCCATCCTTGCCACCCATGCCTTCCATACCCCCCATGCCACTTCCACCACCAGTGTCCTCTGTGCCTCCTGTTCCCACTGTGTCACCTTTAACCCAAGGCCCCCCTGTCCTTCCCATGAGTCTGTCCCACATGGGCTCAATGCCACCATTCAACCCAGGTGTCCCACCCCCTAGTGGACTGGCCCCAAATCACATGTTTGTTGGCCATATGAACCCTCTGTTAAATCTCCAGGCACACATGAAGGCAGCAATACGTAATTCAGACGAGTTATATGTTCACCTTCAAGGCCTGCCCTTCTCAGCTACTGAAATGGATATTGGGGAGTTTTTCTGTGGGTTAGGGGTGGACTCCATCCGACTGGTCAGGGACAACATTGGCCGGAGTAGCGGCAGGGCCCTGGCCAAGTTCTTTTCCCCTCAGGACACTTTTGAGGCACTCAAAAGAAGCAGCGGAATGTTAAGGCAGAGGTACGTGGACATCTCTCCGGCCACAGAGAGCCAGTGGATGAGTGTCAGCAGTGGTGGCAACGGGGTTGGAGGGCAAGCCCACTCAAAATCCAGTAATGTGCCCCAAGACCAGCACCACCGCAGCAACATGAATTCAGCATCTCCTTCAACCAGAGATCATGCAAGGTCTCGCTCCCCTCACAACAAGGAGTTCTGTGTCTACCTAAAAGGCCTGCCATACGAAGCAGTAAATAAACAGATCTGTGAGTTCTTCAAAAAGCTGGACATTATGGAAGACCGCATTTACATTGCTTATGGACCCACTGGCCGAGCTACAGGTGAGGGCTTTGTCCAGTTGAAAAATGAAATGGATTACAAGGTTGCCCTCAGCTGTCACATGCAGTATATGGGAAGCCGATTCATACAAGTTCACCCCATCAGTAAGAAAGCTATGTTTGAAAAGATTGATTCCATTCGTCAAAGGATGCAGGGTGTTGATAAGAAAAACAACTCTGAGTCCGGCAAGAGCCCTAGAAACTGTGCACACATCTCAAATATTCCATATAATGTGTCAAAGAAAGATGTCCATCTGTTTCTGGAAGGCATTGCAGTATTTGAAGAAAGTCTTAAAGTTCTGGTTGACAGCAGTGGTAACGGTCTAGGTCAGGCTGTTGTGCAGTTCAGGGTAGAGGAGGATGCGCTAAATGCTGAGAGACTACACAGGCAGAAGTTAAATGGCAGAGATGCCTTTGTGCATTTGGTCACCTTTGAGCAGATGAAGGAAATCGAGAGAAACCCACCACCACAGGTTAAGAGAGGACAGAAATTTGAAGGGAACTCTCAAGGCCAGGCACACGGCCATGCTCAGGCACAGGATCCTATTCAAGCCCAAGCTCACCCTTTTGCCAGTATAACAGGAGAAGAGTTCAACTTCCTCAGAAACACTGTTGGCAATTTAGGCAATGGTCCTTTTGCTCAATTTACTGTCCCAGGTAATGGAATAGTGggccctcctcctctacccccatTTGCAGCAAGTCTAGAGAATGTAGCCCATAGCATTCCCCCACCCATGGTTGCTGGTCACTTGCCTGGAGCAGTTCTGGCACCCCCAAGCTTCCGACCAGGTAGCAACAATGGCCCACCTGGCTTTGGACCAGAGGGCATGAGGGACAGGCCACCTTTTGACAACGGCTCTAGAAAGAGCGGAGGCCATAACAACCGAGGAAGTGGCCAAGGGCGTTTAGATGTGCGCCCTCAGTCTGCCTTGGGCCGTGGCC
Protein-coding sequences here:
- the LOC115142882 gene encoding RNA-binding protein 12-like, with protein sequence MAVVIRMQGLPIVAGTMDIRHFFSGLTIPDGGVHIVGGEHGEAFIVFATDEDARLGMMRNGGAIKGSKVSLLLSSKTEMQNMIELSRRRFKTGNVEGAAGNGRRPGPPVNTCGRGSLPNTLQGFSNTTPATVTTPTSAHETISNKNVSTFATTGMGNMPPSFSNNFSSPNLTMGSSMRTAMSSRNSVPPPIHPLTTMPSLPPMPSIPPMPLPPPVSSVPPVPTVSPLTQGPPVLPMSLSHMGSMPPFNPGVPPPSGLAPNHMFVGHMNPLLNLQAHMKAAIRNSDELYVHLQGLPFSATEMDIGEFFCGLGVDSIRLVRDNIGRSSGRALAKFFSPQDTFEALKRSSGMLRQRYVDISPATESQWMSVSSGGNGVGGQAHSKSSNVPQDQHHRSNMNSASPSTRDHARSRSPHNKEFCVYLKGLPYEAVNKQICEFFKKLDIMEDRIYIAYGPTGRATGEGFVQLKNEMDYKVALSCHMQYMGSRFIQVHPISKKAMFEKIDSIRQRMQGVDKKNNSESGKSPRNCAHISNIPYNVSKKDVHLFLEGIAVFEESLKVLVDSSGNGLGQAVVQFRVEEDALNAERLHRQKLNGRDAFVHLVTFEQMKEIERNPPPQVKRGQKFEGNSQGQAHGHAQAQDPIQAQAHPFASITGEEFNFLRNTVGNLGNGPFAQFTVPGNGIVGPPPLPPFAASLENVAHSIPPPMVAGHLPGAVLAPPSFRPGSNNGPPGFGPEGMRDRPPFDNGSRKSGGHNNRGSGQGRLDVRPQSALGRGPGSDPLREQLPGGPGNPRGPTIVKIQNMPFTVTVDEILDFFYGYQVLPGSVCQQFSEKGLPTGEAMVAFESHEEASSAVMDLNDRPIGARKVKITLG